The following are encoded together in the Bombus affinis isolate iyBomAffi1 chromosome 6, iyBomAffi1.2, whole genome shotgun sequence genome:
- the LOC126917084 gene encoding uncharacterized protein LOC126917084 isoform X1: MRSNSIHGVIKSLSTELACSSSSIYIVRIHMCGAKQKIEDWTRYIKAIEVEIRKNFMILSNHFLSKLRNDAFYYRSEDWKRDCTDFCFPKRDPCPRKTSKRSTDIQIFETFLCNLQSVDNPNSVFYLDRNCGSGVNGLWLKTYSFSAASLQCFVIVETSINDGVSCAQTTAWHSRLIRSDKIASTVKKISGNDHAVIYIVNPDVYLRRPNFGFVLIVINERTICNDDR, encoded by the exons ATGCGGAGCAACTCTATTCACGGTGTAATCAAAAGCTTGTCAACCGAACTTGCCTGTTCATCGAGTTCAATTTACATCGTACGTATCCATATGTGCGGAGCAAAGCAGAAAATAGAGGATTGGACGAGATATATTAAAG CCATCGAGGTCGAAATTCGTAAGAACTTCATGATTTTATCCAACCACTTTCTAAGCAAGTTACGAAATGATGCGTTTTACTATCGAAGCGAAGATTGGAAACGCGATTGCACGGACTTTTGCTTCCCCAAACGGGATCCTTGTCCCCGGAAGACATCGAAACGATCCACGGATATCCAGATTTTCGAAACTTTTCTATGCAATCTCCAGAGTGTCGATAACCCAAACAGCGTGTTTTATCTAG ATCGCAACTGTGGTAGCGGAGTTAATGGACTATGGTTAAAAACGTATTCGTTTTCAGCAGCGTCATTACAATGTTTTGTTATCGTCGAAACTTCGATAAATGACGGAGTTTCTTGCGCGCAAACTACAGCCTGGCATTCGCGGCTCATCAGATCGGATAAAATTGCAAGTACCGTAAAGAAAATCAGTGGAAATGATCATGCTGTAATATATATCGTGAATCCAG ATGTGTACTTACGACGGCCCAATTTTGGTTTCGTCTTAATTGTAATTAACGAACGAACGATTTGTAACGATGATCGATAA
- the LOC126917084 gene encoding uncharacterized protein LOC126917084 isoform X2, with protein MRSNSIHGVIKSLSTELACSSSSIYIVRIHMCGAKQKIEDWTRYIKAIEVEIRKNFMILSNHFLSKLRNDAFYYRSEDWKRDCTDFCFPKRDPCPRKTSKRSTDIQIFETFLCNLQSVDNPNSVFYLDRNCGSGVNGLWLKTYSFSAASLQCFVIVETSINDGVSCAQTTAWHSRLIRSDKIASTVKKISGNDHAVIYIVNPE; from the exons ATGCGGAGCAACTCTATTCACGGTGTAATCAAAAGCTTGTCAACCGAACTTGCCTGTTCATCGAGTTCAATTTACATCGTACGTATCCATATGTGCGGAGCAAAGCAGAAAATAGAGGATTGGACGAGATATATTAAAG CCATCGAGGTCGAAATTCGTAAGAACTTCATGATTTTATCCAACCACTTTCTAAGCAAGTTACGAAATGATGCGTTTTACTATCGAAGCGAAGATTGGAAACGCGATTGCACGGACTTTTGCTTCCCCAAACGGGATCCTTGTCCCCGGAAGACATCGAAACGATCCACGGATATCCAGATTTTCGAAACTTTTCTATGCAATCTCCAGAGTGTCGATAACCCAAACAGCGTGTTTTATCTAG ATCGCAACTGTGGTAGCGGAGTTAATGGACTATGGTTAAAAACGTATTCGTTTTCAGCAGCGTCATTACAATGTTTTGTTATCGTCGAAACTTCGATAAATGACGGAGTTTCTTGCGCGCAAACTACAGCCTGGCATTCGCGGCTCATCAGATCGGATAAAATTGCAAGTACCGTAAAGAAAATCAGTGGAAATGATCATGCTGTAATATATATCGTGAATCCAG AATGA